DNA sequence from the Xyrauchen texanus isolate HMW12.3.18 chromosome 32, RBS_HiC_50CHRs, whole genome shotgun sequence genome:
tgataaaataacttccgcgtctataaagcactaaccggaagtgacgatgggcgagggagtctggtcaagttcaagctcaggttacaatggatgcgaatgaagaaaccgagttctccagtgtggacgaacatgcctatgatggcccacaggcctataattatgagcaaattaagagttaaaataattaaaagtaagacttactctgctaagtcctcattttcgttgcacagaatgtctgctaacgttagcactttgtcctacagtccagcccgcgccaaaatccggtgtacactttgacggtggacttgattccatcgagcgcaccgagggaacagcatcagtaatcagcctcacgtggtccttactccgaaatcccatccaagactccaacaaatctccaggtcgataattctccggagtgaaatgtgcgccacaaacgaccgagtgtgtggtaacagacgtggcagtgaagtctgctctcttcacctgcacaaaacgctctcaagaccgaaaagccttgttttttctagaaggaaaatgatggacacgatgtcctgacaggctggaattcgtgcaaccagcacaaacacaataatttaccattatggcttctctaaaactttctgtctctcactactgctctaactacatcaacacccacaatgagagagctgaccgcgagctcttttgtttgcctcgccctacgtcatatgacgcgttgatagcgggaaaggcgtattccagagcctagcacattttcatcaaaatctctacatcaaatgagaattcattagtaatttctacatatgtgtttttaaaagacctctgcagacaatataaagtattaattcagttataaattcaacctgcatgttgctctttaaaattattttgtgtttcacagataaaattaGAGCAtagaaaacaacaaaataatgagTAAGAAAtagaagattttatttatttttggtgcaAACTTTACCTTTAAAAAGATGAGGCCTTTCTTAACAAAACGTGATAAGTAAAACAGGTCAGCAGAATTGAGGGTTTAAATTGCATCTTACCTCTTCCAGCTCCACCTCCTCTTCCAGGTCCTCCGCCTCCTCTGCCCTTTCCCTGTGGCTTGTTTTGCTGCATGCCACCTCGGCCACGCCCCTTAGACAGGACTTCCTCTTTCACCATATCTATGATCTCATCAGGGATTCTCAAGTATTTAATGGTGCTTCCTCTGATGTAGCATTCCGGCATCCTCCAAAACTTATCTCCATCCTGCAAATC
Encoded proteins:
- the LOC127626025 gene encoding U6 snRNA-associated Sm-like protein LSm4 isoform X3, whose translation is MLVELKNGETYNGHLVSCDNWMNINLREVICTSRDGDKFWRMPECYIRGSTIKYLRIPDEIIDMVKEEVLSKGRGRGGMQQNKPQGKGRGGGGPGRGGGAGRGVFGGRGRGMSGTGRGGQQDKKPGKQQA